The DNA sequence GCGTTCGTCCGCACGCGACTCAAGAACGTCAAGACCGGGAATGTCGTGGAGCGCACGTTCCGGGCCGGAGAAAAGGTCGCCCGCGCCAACATCGAGAAGAAAGAGATGCAGTACATGTACGAGTCGGGCGGCGAGTACCAGTTCATGGACCAGGAGAGCTACGAGACCATCACGATCGGCGGCGACAAGCTGGGCGACACCACCAAGTGGCTCAAGGAAGGCATGAAGATCGAGGTCCAGTACTTCGACGGCAATATCGTCGGCATCGAGATCCCCAACTTCGTCGAACTGGAGGTCACCGACACGCCCCCGGGGGTCAAGGGCGATACCGCGTCCGGCGGGGGCAAGCCCGCCACCCTCGAGACCGGAGCCATCATCAACGTGCCGTTCTTCGTGAATCCGGGCGACCGGGTGCGGGTGGACACGCGCACCGGGCAGTACCTGGATCGGGCGTAGCGCCATGGACATCGGCCTGCCGGAGATCCGCGAACTCATCGATCTGCTCAACCAGTCGGACCTCACCGAACTGGCTCTCGAGACGGGTGACGTGAAGCTCTCGCTGAAGAAGGCCGCCATCGCGGCCGGCACGCCGGTCGCCTACGCGGCCGCGCCCCAGGCGGCGCCGCCGAGCGCGCCGCAGCTCGCCATCACGTATGCCGAGTCTCCCCCGGTGCCGGCCCAGGTCTCGAGCGGCGGCCCGCCCGCCCATGCGCCCGCGGCGACGCCCGACCGCGGCAACCTCTACCTGGTCCGCGCCCCGATGGTGGGGACCTTCTACCGGGCATCGTCACCCGACGCCCCGCCCTTCGTAGAGGTCGGCCAAACCGTGGAACCGGGCCAGACGGTCTGCATCATCGAGGCGATGAA is a window from the Candidatus Tanganyikabacteria bacterium genome containing:
- the accB gene encoding acetyl-CoA carboxylase biotin carboxyl carrier protein, translating into MDIGLPEIRELIDLLNQSDLTELALETGDVKLSLKKAAIAAGTPVAYAAAPQAAPPSAPQLAITYAESPPVPAQVSSGGPPAHAPAATPDRGNLYLVRAPMVGTFYRASSPDAPPFVEVGQTVEPGQTVCIIEAMKLMNEIEAEHGGRVAKICVGNGEAVEFGQVLFEIER
- the efp gene encoding elongation factor P, with translation MISTNDLRTGITIELEGDAFYVVEFQHVKPGKGAAFVRTRLKNVKTGNVVERTFRAGEKVARANIEKKEMQYMYESGGEYQFMDQESYETITIGGDKLGDTTKWLKEGMKIEVQYFDGNIVGIEIPNFVELEVTDTPPGVKGDTASGGGKPATLETGAIINVPFFVNPGDRVRVDTRTGQYLDRA